The genomic interval ACGTCAAAAagtgttatttgacatgtatcttttttggcatgcaaagacccaaacggcgtttcATATATATGACCACTCTAGGCAGAGCTGTTACAAAAAAATCTATATGTAGGCCTACAGGTTTTTAGGTAAAATAGCCCAATCAAAACGGAAAGCTACTTGAACGTGGgaatatgccaggcctattgggccaaaatcaattatgGCCTATTGTATAAATAATAGAAAGAAAATGAACGAAACGTTTAAAATATCAGattgtttataaatactttgctacaatgacacacttagttATCTCCCCACCTCGTTGCCTTTCTTTTGGCATGTGCAcgtagtaagtacaccatcataCTTTTGGAATAGGTGTCTTTTCATTCTTTAGTTGTGGATGTTTCATGTAGTCAGCGTGTAACAACTGCTATTTCTAAAGCAAAAAAACAATGGCACCCGGTTTATAACCAAACAGCTTAGCACCATTCCAGCAGGTGGCATCCTTACACACGTTACCGCACTacctctcttgctcttggtcctcatctttgtaagtcacatTGATTTGGtttctttataaaaaaaaatatttagtgaactccatgacagtagcttaAGCAAGGGGCTATTAGCAGCACACACGTtgactacaaatgcatgctgggccgggcatgccctgagctcCTGAAGTGAGCGCTACTGGAGCAGACAAGAAGACCGACGCTCCAGCATTTGGGAATCTCGCTCCACGAgccagtcaaattgggcacgctCTGCTCCGTTCCAGCTCCGCTCACATAGTCTGGTCCCTACCAGGCTACTGTGTTGCACTGgtaaatgcttcacaatgtatttctttgtaggctatagcctggaaataattgaaataatatCTCCTAAATGATTAATTTTGGTTCCTTCTCAGGCTCCTGACCAActtagtgtttatatgctgtttaatatgacatgtagcctacttgAAATTAGgtccggtctaaggcactgcatctcagtgatagaagcgtcactacagacctcgTTCGATTCCATGCTgtgtcgtgattgggagtcccatagggcggcgcacaattgccccAGCGTCGTTCGACGTTGgtagtaagaatttgttcttaactgacttgactagttaaataaaggttacatttacaattacaaaaataaaaaaaatcataatttcatgtttattcaaatacttttcattcaatTCCATATTGTTTGGTTTCAATATTTAAAAACAATTGGTAGGTCCAGATAGTCACAAAAAATAGATGTttgttaaattgtgattttaatgaatggagcgaatTTGGAGCGGTGTTTTTTTCTGTGAGGGAGCTGTAGGAAAGGACACCCTCTCATCCGGATTTCCTACCATTCAACTCTGCTCACATGCTCTGACCCCAACCCCTCCTCTACATAAAGGACTGGTCCATTCCGTTGTGGTGCACCGCGTGTTTGTTCTTGTGTCGTAGTGGCAACATGTCTTTCAGCTGGTAGTGGCCCATGCGCGTGTGTTTATAATGAGAGGAGTAGATGAAACAGGAGATCACCAAGAGGATCACCACCACAGCTGCAGCCAGCCCTGCAATGATGGGCAGGTAGTCCACTACAGGGCAGGAgagtagacagagaggagagggagggggagagaggagaggaagggagatgcAGTgaattcaggaagtattcagatcccttgactttttccacaatttgttatgatatattttgttatgttacattttgttatgttacattttgttatgttacagccttattctaaaatggattcaataaaaaatatatccTCATCAaaatatcctcatcaatctacacacaattacccataatgacatcacaataccccataatgacaaagcgaaaacagtttaaatattttaaaaaatacttattaaaaattaaaaacagaaatacctaatttacataagtatttggacactttgctattagactcgaaattgagctcaggtgcatcctgtttccattgatcatccttgagacgtttctacaactcgattggagtccacctgtggtaaattctattgattggacatgatttggaaaggcacacagctatCAGTAAAAGaaacataacagcccgcttggagtttgccaaaaggcacctaaaggactctcagacctatgagaaacaagattctctggtctgatgaaaccaatattgaactctttgacttaaatgtcaagcgtcacgtgtggaggaaacctggcaccctccctgcggtgaagcatggtggcggcagcatcatgctgtggggatgtttttcagcggcagggactgggagactagtcaggatcgagggaaaaatgaacagagcaaagtacagagagatcctggagagatctgaaaatagctgtgtagcgatgctccccatacaacctgagagagcttgacaggatctgcagagaagaatgggagaaactccccaaattgtacattttaaatgtaacctttatttaactaggcatgaccagttaagaacaaattcttatttacaatgacaacctaccccggccaaacccggacgacgctgggccaatagtGCGCCGCCCAAAGGgaatcccaatcacggccggatgtgatacagcctggattctggGTTAAACTTGGAACATTGATATACTCAGAAGGATAGTATCTGAGGAGTGAAggaaactgtttttttttttttacatcggatgttaatggttatctgtaggagacagatggctgtggaatgtgttggGGGAGACTGGTGGAGATCATTGGATTAGACATCAAAAGTGGTTGAGGTCAGAGTACCCTTAAGGGAGAAACAATGGTTTATTATCCTatcacttcctcttcctgtcaGACCATAAAatatgtaaggattggagagaaggaggagtggctAAATtggagtatatactgtattcttgtGGTGTTGTAAACATGTGTTGTctgaatgcagctgtattgaccctctgGGCAGAATAAACTTGGTTGAACTTTCATAAATGTTCGTTGAGTTCATTcactctgagaattagaacctaacaattcgaaccagggactgtagtgacgcctcttgcactgagatgctgtgccttagaccgctgcatcactcgggagcccaaatacaggtgtgccaagcttgtaccgtcatacccaagaagactcgaggctgtaatcgctgccaaaggtgcttcaacaaagtactgagtaaaggttcttaatacttatgtaaatgtgataaagTTTTGTATttgttataaatttgcaaaacattctaaaaacctgtttttgctttgtcattatggggtattgtgtgtagatttatgagggagggggacaatttaatcaattttagaatatggctgtaacgtgacacaatttggaaaaagtcaaggggtctgaatacttttccaaaCGCAACCAAACAATCATTCAATCATCCATCCAACCAATCATCCATCCAACCAATCATCCATCCAACCAATCAACCATCCAACCAATCATCCATCCAACCAATCATCCATCCAACCAATCATCCATCCAACCAATCAACCATCCAACCAATCAACCATCCAACCAATCATCCATCCAACCAATCAACCATCCAACCAATCAACCATCCAACCAATCATCCATCCAACCAATCAACCATCCAACCAATCAACCATCCAACCAATCATCCATCCAACCAATCATCCATCCAATCAACCATCCAACCAATCATCCATCCAACCAATCATCCATCCAACCAATCAACCATCCAACCAATCATCCATCCAACCAATCATCCATCCAACCAATCAACCATCCAACCAATCAACCATCCAAccaatcatccatccatccaatcaTCCATCCAACCAATCAACCATCCAACCAATCATCCATCCAACCAATCAACCATCCAACCAATCATCCATCCAACCAATCATCCATCCAACCAATCAACCATCCAACCAATCAACCATCCAACCAATCATCCATCCAACCAATCATCCATCCAATCAACCATCCAACCAATCATCCATCCAACCAATCATCCATCCAACCAATCAACCATCCAACCAATCATCCATCCAACCAATCATCCATCCAACCAACCATCCATCCAACCAATCATCCATCCAACCAACCATCCAACCAATCAACCATCCAACCAATCATCCATCCAACCAATCATCCATCCAACCAATCATCCATCCAACCAATCATCCACCCAAccaatcatccatccatccaatcaTCCACCCAACCAATCATCCATCCAACCAATCATCCATCCAACCAATCATCCATCCAACCAATCATCCACCCATCTCACCTGTGACCTCCACGTTAACAGTCCAGGTGCTGTGTCCCAGGGGATTACTGGCGTTGCAGGTGTACTCTCCAGAGTGAGACTTGGCCATGTTGGTGATGGTCACTACGGATCTCTCTTTCGTGGTGTTGGGGGCGGGGGCGGCTTGGGGGAGCAACCAATCGTACGAGGGGGCAGGGTTACCATTTGCACTACAGTTAAGTGATAGGGTGTCGCCCTCTGTGATGCTCATGAAACATCCAGGACTCATAGTGATCTGAGGCTTGTCTGggggagacagtgagagagagacagtgagagagagagagacagtgagagagagacagagagagaaacaagttGATTAATGAGAGAATATGAAGTGAAAACAACATCAGTCAACGTCATGACTCGTCTGGTTTCTAACTAACGGTTGTACTAAATGTGTGGAGACAGAGAACCAGATGGACTCACAGTGCACGTTGATGTTGAGGCGGTCTGATTCCATTACAGGAGGAGGTTGGGGTCCCTCTGGTCCCAGATCCAACATGGCTGAACAACACAACTGGGCCCCGTCGTCATCACTACTAGGGGTGAAGTCCAGGGTATAGGTCCCATTCCCTGGTGTCTCGGTGTCGttcttgtgtttctgttgtgTGTCTAATTCTGTCTGTTCACCAGTGGTATTGACTTTGTAGAAGGTCACCCTGAGTCTCCCAATAGGCGCGACGTTCTGGACAAGACACTGTAGCAGGTACTGATCCCCCTCAACCATCGGATCAGGGTACTTCCTATAGCTGAAGGAGACACGGTCTGGAAGCTCTGTGGAGGAATGGAAACACACAGTGATTTAACAGTGCAGAGCCATACTAAGAATACATTCAGAAACACCAGagaagataagagagagagacgtCACTCACTATAAACTGTGATGTTCAGCTGTTCCTGACACTGGCCTCCGTCTGTGAAGCACTTAGGGTTGTTAGCCCAGTCAGTCACactgtcaaatcaaattaaatatttaaagtgcatttaaaatgtatcaataaaaaaTAGAAGCCAGAAATGTCTAAAATACCAGTAAAACCATTAATTAAAGGCTATTGAACCCTTTTTTAACGAGTTAAAAAAAATCTCAGCTGTGTCTGCCTCTCTTACCTGTCCACCCTCCAGCGTAGGAACTTCACTTCCTTGTCTGTTAGACCAATCCCTCCATTGGTGGCTTCCCAGCCCATCTGTACCGAGGTACCTGAGCTGcagttagaggaggctgggtctCCATACTTCACCACCAGCCTGGCAGGACTGACCACCAGGCACTCAGCATCTGGAAGACCAAAGGTCAAGTTAAAACTTTAATGTCCTGTTATTGTTGATTTTATTGTTCAAACTAAACAGGACGATATTATTGTCTAATGTTTATCTATCTGTATGTTAATCAACTACATGTTACACTCCATAACCCAGAAGTtgccacacacacaacatgctaCAGTACATCTCCCGTACTAGCAGACCCCATGCTTCAAATGACCTCTAGTTATCACTATGGCAACACAGACAACATCTGGACCCTCCTCTTCCTGCCATTGTGCTCTGTgatgccaaacacacacacacacacacacacacacacacacacacacacacacacacacacacacacacacagacacacacagacacacacagcacacacacacacacacacacacacacacacacacacacacacacacacacacacacacagacacacagacacacacacacacacacagacacacacacacacacacacacacacacacagacacacacacacacacacacacacacagcacacacacacacacacacacacacacacacacacagacacacaaacacacacacacacagacacacacacacacacacacacacacacacacacacacacacagacacacacacacacacacacacacacacacacacacacacacacacacagacacagacacagacacacacacacacacagacacagacacagacacacacacacacacacacacacacacacacacacacacacacacacacacacagacacacacacacacacacacacacacacacacacacacacacacacacacacacacacacacacacacacacacacacactggcctacAGCCAGATCCACTCAGAATCTTTGGACTCCAAATACTATTTCACTATGCCCTGATAAGTAACCCGAAACACACAGGCTTTCCAATTTATCAATTTCAAAATACTTCATATTAATTAAATACACAAAGTACTAAAATATAAAAACATAACGGAAAAACACCTAAGCTATTAGGAGTCGATTGTGTCAATCTAATTGATATAGTAataaaatccccatcaaaatacaTCTGTTGAAGCTTTATTTgtgtgggctgcgtctcaatctacTGCATCCGTTCTTTTGTCGTCAttctgcatctgcggtggaaagtgGAAGAGCTAcggtggaaagatgagactcttaCGAATATGatagtgttctccgttttgctctacgacccccacaagccccgcgggactcgtctgaagtcggtaccgccGATGTGCCAacctctgtctgtagcgtccgaaccttttggtatacaaactaatatgacaccaCTATGGAAACCTTTTggtatacaaactaatatgacaccaCTATGGAAACCTTTTggtatacaaactaatatgacaccaCTATGGAAACCTTTTggtatacaaactaatatgacaccaCTATGGAAACCTTTTggtatacaaactaatatgacaccaCTATGGAAACCTTTTggtatacaaactaatatgacaccaCTATGGAAACCTTTTggtatacaaactaatatgacaccaCTATGGAAACCTTTTggtatacaaactaatatgacaccaCTATGGAAACCTTTTggtatacaaactaatatgacaccaCTATGGAAACCTTTTggtatacaaactaatatgacaccaCTATGGAAACCTTTTggtatacaaactaatatgacaccaCTATGGAAACCTTTTggtatacaaactaatatgacaccaCTATGGAAACCTTTTggtatacaaactaatatgacaccaCTATGGAAACCTTTTggtatacaaactaatatgacaccaCTATGGAAACCTTTTggtatacaaactaatatgacaccaCTATGGAAACCTTTTggtatacaaactaatatgacaccaCTATGGAAACCTTTTggtatacaaactaatatgacaccactatggaaaggggaaaCTCTCAGGTAAAAAGAAATACATGGCAGTAgttttgtgcccccccccccaaaaaaaggggttaaatatgtgtcaaaagctaaatatatatatttccttttaaatatttttggggggataCTTACAGAAATcctaaaatcaaatagctaaatgatcaatGATATGACCATctaaaaacaattccatatgttatctTAGTAGAATGTACAGTAATTTACCAAGCACCTGTATCACAACATTGTACTAGACCAGAAGTCTATTTTACCAAGCACCTGTATCACAACATTGTACTAGACCAGAAGTCTAATTTACCAAGCCCCTGTATCACAACATTGTACTAGACCAGAAGTCAAACTTACCAAGCACCTGTATCACAACATTGTACTAGACCAGAAGTCTAATTTACCAAGCACCTGTATCACAACATTGTACTAGACCAGAAGTCTAATTTACCAAGCCCCTGTATCACAACATTGTACTAGACCAGAAGTCAAACTTACCAAGCACCTGTATCACAACATTGTACTAGACCAGAAGTCTAATTTACCAAGCCCCTGTATCACAACATTGTACTAGACCAGAAGTCTAATTTACCAAGCCCCTGTATCACAACATTGTACTAGACCAGAAATCAAACTTACCGGTGAAGTCACAATACAGAGACAATAATGAAAGAAGTATTACAATCTCCATTCCCCGTAATAATCATTGAGCGTCCCTCAGTGAAAGATACTGTATTCTGTTAGTCGAGCTGAATCATTCTGACTGGAATCTCCCTAACGAtccgccctcctcctcctctctctctctctctctcctgcttctcTAAGGGCagtgaggggggagaggatgggggggAAGTGTAGTAGGTTCCTGTCGGTGTCATTGGTCTGGAATTTCCCAAAAAGCCAGAGAAACACGTTGTTCTGTTACTCCCCGAGACCGGAAACATTGTAATAATTCTGTGTGACAGTACAGGCTAAAGCGAGGtgagtgaaagacagagagagaaaagggagagggagatgggggagagagagagagacccaaatAAGGACAGTAGTGTATAATGGAGTGTTGAAAATAGAGAACTGTTTGATTTATTCTCTATATGCCACCAGGCGTCTCTCACtctcaccacaaacacacactgtctcaTGTGGTGAGCCCATTCTATTGAAATGTAGAGGGCTACTTCCCAAATCACTTTAGTTTCTGTGGTTTTTTAACCATAATTCTACACCAAAACCAAGCAtttcctcatcttaaacggcactgttAGGATGGTGGACCACTCTtggtacacatgggaaactgttgagctggaaaaacccagcaactttgcagttcttgacacaaaccggtgcgtctggctcctactaccatcccctgttcaaagacacttaaatatatttgccccttcaccctctgaatggcacacatacacaatccatgtctctactgtctcaaggcttaaacatccttctttaacccgtctcctccccttcatctacactgattgaagtggatttaacaagtgacatcaataagggatcatagatttcacctggtcagtccaatgtcatggaaagagcagttgttcataatgttttgtacactcagtgtatgtgtaacaaaagtattgggacagtgacataatgtcatggaaagagcaggtgttcataatgttttgtgcactcagtgtatgtgtaacaaaagtattgggacagtgacatatgttttgttgttttggctctgtacttcaGCACTTTGGATTGGAAATGATACATTGACTACGAGTTTAAACTGcaaactgtcagctttaatttggtgaaccgtttagaaattacagtacTTTCTGTACAAAGTCCCCCCATTTTAttggaccaaaagtattgggacaaattcacttctaTGTGtaaaaaagttaagtatttggtcccatattcctagtccCAAATGACCACATAAAGCTTATGACTCTACAA from Salvelinus alpinus chromosome 2, SLU_Salpinus.1, whole genome shotgun sequence carries:
- the LOC139546351 gene encoding cell adhesion molecule 3-like isoform X2; translated protein: MEIVILLSLLSLYCDFTDAECLVVSPARLVVKYGDPASSNCSSGTSVQMGWEATNGGIGLTDKEVKFLRWRVDSVTDWANNPKCFTDGGQCQEQLNITVYKLPDRVSFSYRKYPDPMVEGDQYLLQCLVQNVAPIGRLRVTFYKVNTTGEQTELDTQQKHKNDTETPGNGTYTLDFTPSSDDDGAQLCCSAMLDLGPEGPQPPPVMESDRLNINVHYKPQITMSPGCFMSITEGDTLSLNCSANGNPAPSYDWLLPQAAPAPNTTKERSVVTITNMAKSHSGEYTCNASNPLGHSTWTVNVEVTVDYLPIIAGLAAAVVVILLVISCFIYSSHYKHTRMGHYQLKDMLPLRHKNKHAVHHNGMDQSFM
- the LOC139546351 gene encoding cell adhesion molecule 3-like isoform X1, encoding MEIVIGLLLSSLSLYCDFTDAECLVVSPARLVVKYGDPASSNCSSGTSVQMGWEATNGGIGLTDKEVKFLRWRVDSVTDWANNPKCFTDGGQCQEQLNITVYKLPDRVSFSYRKYPDPMVEGDQYLLQCLVQNVAPIGRLRVTFYKVNTTGEQTELDTQQKHKNDTETPGNGTYTLDFTPSSDDDGAQLCCSAMLDLGPEGPQPPPVMESDRLNINVHYKPQITMSPGCFMSITEGDTLSLNCSANGNPAPSYDWLLPQAAPAPNTTKERSVVTITNMAKSHSGEYTCNASNPLGHSTWTVNVEVTVDYLPIIAGLAAAVVVILLVISCFIYSSHYKHTRMGHYQLKDMLPLRHKNKHAVHHNGMDQSFM